In Bacteroidota bacterium, a single window of DNA contains:
- the atpE gene encoding ATP synthase F0 subunit C, producing MSILEIILQAAAESGFPKFGAAVGAGLAAIGVGIGIGKIGASALESIARQPEASGDIRANMIISAALIEGAVFFALVICLLIIL from the coding sequence ATGTCAATTTTAGAAATTATCTTACAAGCTGCCGCAGAAAGCGGTTTTCCTAAGTTCGGTGCTGCAGTTGGTGCAGGTTTAGCCGCAATTGGTGTTGGTATCGGTATCGGAAAGATTGGTGCAAGCGCACTTGAGTCTATCGCACGTCAACCTGAAGCTTCGGGCGACATCAGAGCTAACATGATTATCTCTGCTGCGCTTATCGAAGGTGCGGTATTCTTTGCTCTTGTAATTTGTCTGCTTATCATCCTTTAA
- the atpF gene encoding F0F1 ATP synthase subunit B encodes MDLVTPEFSLVIWMTISFGALVFILGKFAWKPILKSLKDREESIDSALKSAEEAKAQMAQMKSDNEALLHEARTERESILKEAKQMKEQIITEAKKSAEIEGAKLIERANQEIMKSKNAAIEELKSQIAGFSIELTEKLLNKELASTDEQKRLIDNHIKDLEVKQTASQN; translated from the coding sequence ATGGATTTAGTAACTCCGGAATTCAGTTTGGTGATTTGGATGACCATTTCTTTTGGTGCATTAGTATTCATCTTGGGGAAATTTGCATGGAAACCCATTCTGAAATCACTCAAAGACAGAGAAGAATCTATTGATTCTGCTCTTAAATCTGCCGAAGAAGCCAAGGCTCAGATGGCACAAATGAAATCTGACAATGAGGCATTGTTGCATGAAGCAAGAACAGAAAGAGAAAGTATTCTCAAAGAAGCTAAGCAAATGAAAGAGCAAATCATTACAGAAGCTAAAAAATCTGCCGAAATTGAAGGTGCTAAACTTATTGAAAGAGCTAATCAGGAAATCATGAAAAGCAAAAATGCAGCTATTGAAGAACTCAAATCTCAAATTGCCGGCTTCTCAATTGAATTGACTGAAAAACTACTGAACAAAGAGTTAGCCTCTACTGACGAACAGAAGAGATTGATTGACAATCACATTAAAGATTTGGAAGTAAAACAAACAGCAAGTCAAAACTAA
- the atpH gene encoding ATP synthase F1 subunit delta, with protein MSDIKIARRYATALFLNAKEGKQADLYNEVKNLEKITSENPALSTLLKDKSIDSSTKILALNKIFGNSSQIIQNTLHLLCEKKRENILENVINEFYQIYDTHNKRVKVSVTSALPLDSTTENSISNLVKEKTGAKEIEFTNIIDKSILGGFVVRFGDTLVDSSISSQLNKIKNEFKIA; from the coding sequence ATGTCAGACATTAAAATAGCAAGGAGATACGCAACAGCATTGTTTCTTAATGCCAAAGAAGGCAAACAGGCTGACCTATACAACGAAGTAAAAAATTTAGAAAAAATAACTTCAGAAAACCCTGCGCTAAGTACCTTGTTAAAAGACAAGTCTATTGATTCTTCAACCAAAATTTTAGCTCTGAATAAGATTTTCGGAAACAGTTCACAAATCATACAAAACACTTTGCATCTACTTTGTGAAAAAAAACGAGAAAACATTCTTGAAAATGTAATTAATGAGTTTTATCAGATATATGACACTCATAACAAAAGAGTTAAAGTATCTGTTACCTCTGCACTTCCATTAGATTCAACTACAGAAAATTCGATTTCAAATCTGGTGAAAGAAAAAACCGGAGCAAAGGAAATTGAATTTACAAATATCATCGACAAGTCTATCCTTGGCGGATTTGTCGTACGCTTTGGAGATACACTTGTAGATTCAAGCATAAGCAGCCAATTAAACAAAATTAAAAACGAATTTAAAATAGCATAA
- the atpA gene encoding F0F1 ATP synthase subunit alpha: protein MTTAIRPDEVSAILKEQISNFRSEVELQEVGTVLQVGDGIARIHGLSEVQSGEIIEFSNGVKAIVLNLEEDNVGAVLLGSSTQVKEGDTVKRTGKIASINVSEKMLGRVVNTLGEPIDGKGTIEGPYFEMPIERKAPGVLFREPVKQPLQTGIKAIDAMIPIGRGQRELIIGDRQTGKTAVAIDTIINQKEFYEKGQPVFCVYVAVGQKESTVKQIVKTLEERGAMPYTVVVSSAASTPSPLQFYAPMAGCAIAEYFRDTGRPALIVYDDLSKQAVAYREVSLLLRRPPGREAYPGDVFYLHSRLLERACKLNSSDAITSNMNDLPATLKGLVKGGGSITALPIIETQAGDVSAYIPTNVISITDGQIFLESNLFNSGVRPAINVGISVSRVGGSAQIKSMKKVAGTLKLDQAQYRELEAFAKFGSDLDAATKAVLDKGVRNVEVLKQGQYTPYRVEQQVAIIYLGTNGLLNKIPVNKVRSFEESYIQTLENKHKDILNQLAAGKIDDNITAVLASVGEEVSKGFI, encoded by the coding sequence ATGACGACAGCAATTAGACCCGATGAGGTTTCGGCAATTCTGAAAGAACAAATTTCAAACTTTCGTTCAGAAGTTGAATTACAAGAAGTAGGAACTGTTCTTCAAGTGGGTGACGGCATTGCCCGTATTCATGGTTTATCAGAAGTTCAATCCGGTGAAATCATTGAGTTCTCTAATGGTGTAAAAGCAATCGTGCTTAACCTTGAGGAAGATAACGTAGGAGCTGTGCTTTTGGGTAGTTCCACCCAAGTAAAAGAAGGTGACACAGTGAAAAGAACCGGAAAAATTGCATCTATCAATGTATCTGAAAAGATGCTTGGACGTGTTGTAAATACGCTGGGCGAACCCATTGATGGCAAAGGCACTATTGAAGGTCCTTATTTCGAAATGCCAATAGAACGTAAAGCACCTGGGGTGTTGTTCCGCGAGCCTGTTAAACAACCTTTGCAGACGGGTATCAAAGCTATTGACGCTATGATTCCTATTGGTAGAGGTCAAAGAGAGTTAATCATTGGTGACAGACAGACCGGTAAGACTGCTGTGGCTATAGACACTATCATTAATCAAAAAGAATTTTACGAGAAAGGGCAACCAGTATTTTGTGTTTACGTTGCTGTAGGACAAAAAGAATCCACGGTTAAACAAATCGTAAAGACATTGGAAGAAAGAGGCGCTATGCCTTATACAGTTGTAGTTTCATCAGCTGCTTCCACCCCTTCTCCATTGCAGTTCTATGCTCCAATGGCAGGTTGTGCTATCGCTGAATATTTCCGTGATACCGGTCGTCCCGCTTTGATTGTTTATGATGATTTATCTAAACAAGCAGTTGCATATCGTGAGGTTTCATTGTTGTTGAGAAGACCCCCGGGACGCGAAGCTTATCCCGGTGACGTTTTCTATCTTCACTCTCGCTTGCTTGAAAGAGCTTGTAAACTGAACTCTTCTGATGCTATCACATCTAACATGAATGACCTTCCGGCTACTCTTAAAGGTTTAGTAAAAGGTGGTGGCTCTATCACAGCACTTCCAATTATCGAAACACAAGCAGGTGACGTTTCTGCTTATATTCCTACAAACGTAATCTCAATTACTGACGGACAGATTTTCCTTGAGTCCAATTTGTTTAACTCAGGTGTTAGACCTGCTATTAACGTGGGTATTTCCGTTTCACGTGTGGGTGGTAGCGCTCAGATTAAATCCATGAAAAAGGTCGCAGGAACATTGAAACTTGACCAAGCGCAATACCGCGAATTGGAAGCTTTTGCTAAGTTCGGTTCTGACCTTGATGCTGCTACAAAGGCTGTATTGGATAAGGGTGTAAGAAATGTGGAAGTTTTGAAACAAGGACAATATACTCCATACCGCGTTGAGCAACAGGTTGCTATCATTTATCTGGGTACTAACGGCTTGTTGAACAAAATTCCTGTGAACAAAGTAAGATCTTTTGAAGAAAGCTATATTCAGACTTTGGAAAATAAACATAAAGATATTCTAAACCAACTGGCTGCAGGCAAAATTGATGACAACATCACTGCTGTTCTTGCTTCTGTAGGTGAAGAGGTTTCTAAAGGTTTTATTTGA
- the atpG gene encoding ATP synthase F1 subunit gamma: protein MGSLKEVRGRIASTISTQQITKAMKLVSATKLRKAQTGIMQMRPYEKALSNILQNLSDSVDDERLSAFFKHKEKNKTLLIVVTSDRGLCGAFNANVIKKVKSLISGSHKALYENKQLEIMPIGKKGYDALKKDANLIFNTNYIGLFQDLNSINANVATDFALQSYLKDEYSTVEVVYNQFKNAATQILVHDRFLPVLIPVSTETTSNNDYIFEPNKIEILQELIPRSLKTKFYRYLLDSFASEHGARMIAMDKATDNAGELLKALRLQYNQARQAAITNEISEIVGGAAALEG, encoded by the coding sequence ATGGGTAGTTTAAAAGAAGTAAGAGGTCGGATTGCGAGCACAATCTCAACACAGCAGATTACTAAGGCGATGAAGCTGGTTTCTGCTACAAAGTTGAGAAAAGCACAAACAGGTATTATGCAAATGAGACCTTATGAAAAGGCTTTGAGCAATATTCTACAGAACCTTTCCGACAGCGTTGATGACGAAAGGCTTTCTGCATTCTTTAAACACAAAGAAAAAAACAAAACACTACTCATTGTTGTTACTTCGGACAGAGGACTTTGCGGTGCGTTTAATGCCAATGTTATCAAGAAAGTAAAATCTCTGATTTCCGGCTCACACAAAGCATTGTATGAAAACAAACAACTGGAAATCATGCCCATTGGAAAAAAAGGATATGATGCGTTAAAAAAAGATGCAAACCTAATATTTAACACAAATTACATTGGACTGTTTCAAGACTTAAATAGTATCAATGCAAATGTGGCAACTGATTTTGCACTTCAATCTTATTTGAAAGATGAATATTCAACTGTTGAGGTGGTGTACAATCAGTTTAAGAATGCTGCTACACAAATTTTGGTTCACGACAGATTTCTGCCTGTACTTATTCCTGTTTCTACTGAAACTACATCAAATAACGATTACATTTTTGAACCTAACAAGATTGAAATTCTACAAGAATTGATTCCGCGCTCACTCAAAACCAAATTCTATCGCTATTTACTCGATTCATTCGCATCTGAACATGGTGCACGCATGATTGCTATGGACAAAGCTACAGACAATGCAGGTGAACTGCTTAAAGCTCTCAGACTGCAATACAACCAAGCTCGACAAGCTGCAATTACCAATGAAATATCGGAAATTGTGGGCGGTGCTGCAGCATTGGAAGGTTAA
- a CDS encoding MarR family transcriptional regulator has translation MSIVNELNLRKETSELHKAHLNILFTSGIVHNRVANILKPYGITVEQFNVLRILRGAVDERLCIKDIASRMIDRNSNVSRIVDKLETHKQIVRSQSETDKRASHILLTDLGLKLVTEIANAVQSDLNNVLNLTEDEAQLLNNLLDKARHC, from the coding sequence GTGTCCATAGTAAACGAGTTAAATCTACGCAAAGAAACCTCTGAGTTGCACAAAGCGCATCTCAATATTCTGTTTACTTCGGGAATTGTGCATAATAGAGTTGCCAATATTCTTAAGCCTTATGGTATTACTGTCGAGCAATTTAATGTGCTGCGCATCTTGCGAGGTGCTGTGGATGAGCGACTTTGTATTAAGGATATTGCTTCGCGTATGATTGACAGAAATTCAAATGTCAGTAGAATTGTTGACAAGTTGGAGACACACAAACAGATAGTCAGAAGTCAATCAGAAACAGACAAAAGAGCAAGTCATATTTTGCTGACCGATTTGGGATTGAAGTTAGTTACAGAAATAGCCAATGCTGTTCAGTCTGACTTAAATAATGTTTTAAATCTAACTGAAGATGAAGCTCAGTTGCTCAATAATTTGCTTGATAAAGCCAGACATTGCTGA
- a CDS encoding S8 family peptidase, which produces MSKTFVTLLFIVSAMYSRAENYIAPRPVETSSIIVQFDDEKGLDRLEALHYAWFAKAETLYLPYHIYKIEISGHVETAIHDLLGLSFVISAQPNRTLERRAITPNDSLYSEQWNMRIIQMDSAWSISQGGKNTRGEDIVIAIVDAGFDTTHPDFGNNLWVNKDEIPGSPIDNDSNGYAGDYHGWNTYANNGTIIDSIEYAVHGMSVTGIIAAVGNNHIGIAGIGWNNKFLPIIGGGNEADAIKAYGYILTQKKRYLTTAGQHGANIVSVNSSWGQSGMFANDAPIWCSLYDSMGKYGILNASAVSNTIKDLDLAGDLPTLCPSNFLITVTSTDGADGVHGGYGKSNVDIGAPGNGIRTTGSFIEQRYKYSNGTSIASPHVAAVIGLLYSAACDSFAQYAQQYPDSAALWIKYFIMHGVDTTAQLKDISVSGGRLNTYKSLLLLNDWCNGNLNISLSADTPNQPNGKSASKHFVLYPNPGNSSLTINGKIDLIERIEIIDYTGKIVQSQHGEMNVNSNEVTIQTTFAQGLYIIRIWDKDGKMAWKELWSKI; this is translated from the coding sequence ATGTCAAAAACTTTCGTAACCCTATTGTTCATCGTGTCTGCTATGTATAGTCGGGCGGAAAACTATATAGCTCCCAGACCGGTTGAAACCTCCTCAATCATTGTTCAATTTGATGATGAAAAAGGCTTAGACAGGCTCGAAGCTCTCCATTATGCTTGGTTTGCAAAAGCAGAAACACTCTATTTACCCTATCATATTTACAAAATAGAAATTAGCGGACATGTAGAAACTGCCATCCACGACCTTTTGGGCTTATCTTTTGTCATCTCTGCACAACCCAACAGAACTTTGGAAAGACGTGCGATTACGCCCAACGATTCACTGTACAGCGAACAATGGAATATGCGTATTATCCAGATGGATTCAGCATGGAGTATCTCACAAGGCGGAAAAAATACAAGAGGCGAAGACATTGTGATTGCCATTGTGGATGCGGGATTTGATACAACTCACCCAGATTTTGGCAATAATCTTTGGGTAAATAAAGACGAAATACCCGGTAGTCCCATTGACAATGACTCCAACGGTTATGCAGGAGATTATCACGGATGGAATACCTATGCAAACAACGGAACAATCATAGACTCTATTGAATATGCTGTGCACGGAATGAGTGTAACAGGAATTATTGCTGCCGTAGGCAACAATCACATAGGCATTGCCGGAATAGGATGGAATAATAAATTTCTGCCCATTATAGGTGGTGGTAATGAAGCCGATGCCATCAAAGCGTATGGCTACATTCTGACACAGAAAAAAAGATATCTCACCACAGCCGGACAGCATGGTGCCAATATAGTTTCGGTCAATTCATCATGGGGACAAAGCGGAATGTTTGCCAACGATGCCCCAATATGGTGCTCTCTCTATGACAGCATGGGAAAATATGGAATTCTCAATGCAAGTGCGGTCAGTAATACAATAAAAGATCTGGATTTGGCAGGCGACCTCCCTACCCTTTGCCCAAGTAACTTCTTAATTACAGTTACAAGCACAGACGGAGCAGATGGCGTTCATGGCGGTTATGGCAAATCTAACGTAGATATTGGCGCACCGGGCAACGGAATTAGAACCACCGGCTCTTTTATCGAACAACGCTATAAATACTCAAATGGAACTTCTATTGCCTCTCCTCACGTGGCAGCTGTCATAGGCTTATTATATTCTGCTGCTTGCGACTCTTTCGCGCAGTATGCACAACAATACCCTGACTCAGCTGCATTGTGGATTAAATATTTTATCATGCATGGTGTGGACACCACTGCACAACTCAAAGACATTTCTGTAAGTGGAGGCAGACTCAACACATACAAATCTCTTTTGTTACTCAATGATTGGTGTAATGGCAATCTTAATATTTCTTTGTCTGCGGATACCCCTAACCAACCGAATGGTAAATCAGCCTCCAAACACTTTGTGCTTTATCCCAATCCGGGCAACTCTTCCCTAACTATTAACGGCAAGATTGACCTCATAGAACGAATAGAAATTATTGACTATACCGGCAAGATTGTGCAATCACAACATGGCGAAATGAATGTAAATTCAAACGAAGTAACCATTCAAACCACTTTTGCTCAAGGGTTATATATAATCAGGATATGGGACAAAGACGGAAAAATGGCTTGGAAAGAATTGTGGTCAAAAATATAA
- a CDS encoding replication-associated recombination protein A gives MATLIPLAERLRPGTLNDYVGQQHLVGKGAVLHSAIVNRNIPSMILWGPPGVGKTTLALIIAKELNRPFFNLSAINSGVKDIRDVIDKAAALKKGQQEQPILFIDEIHRFSKSQQDSLLGAVERGLVTLIGATTENPSFEVISALLSRCQVYVLQHLQEDELLDIIHKSLQEDEYLKKRNIIIKEHEALLRLSGGDARRLLNVLELVANAVGTEPLEITNEFVLKQVQQNMALYDKTGEQHYDIISAFIKSIRGSDPNAAVYWLARMIEGGEDPKFIARRLLILAAEDIGNANPNALLLANTCFQAVEVIGYPECRIILSQTAIYLATCAKSNASYLAIDKALELVRNSDNLAVPLHLRNAPTKLMKNLNYGNDYQYAHNFDGNFVNQEFLPEAISGTVFYDPGQNPAENTLREKLRKNWGKKYGY, from the coding sequence ATGGCTACACTCATACCTTTAGCCGAACGGCTCAGACCCGGCACGCTCAATGATTATGTTGGACAACAACATCTTGTAGGGAAAGGTGCAGTGCTGCACAGTGCCATAGTAAATCGCAATATTCCTTCGATGATTTTGTGGGGACCGCCCGGTGTGGGCAAAACCACATTGGCTCTGATTATTGCCAAAGAACTCAACAGACCTTTTTTCAATCTAAGCGCCATCAATTCAGGCGTTAAAGACATTCGCGATGTGATTGACAAGGCTGCCGCACTTAAAAAAGGGCAACAAGAACAACCCATCTTGTTTATTGACGAAATACACCGTTTTTCTAAATCGCAGCAAGACTCCTTGTTGGGTGCGGTAGAGCGGGGCTTGGTTACACTGATTGGTGCTACCACAGAAAACCCTTCTTTTGAGGTCATCTCAGCATTGCTCTCCCGTTGTCAAGTATATGTGTTGCAACATTTGCAAGAAGATGAATTGCTGGATATTATACACAAGTCTCTGCAAGAAGACGAATACCTGAAAAAGCGCAATATCATCATCAAAGAACACGAAGCATTGTTGCGGTTGTCCGGTGGGGATGCCCGCAGATTGCTCAATGTACTTGAATTAGTTGCCAATGCTGTGGGTACAGAACCATTGGAAATCACCAACGAATTTGTCCTCAAACAGGTACAACAAAACATGGCGTTGTATGACAAAACCGGAGAGCAGCACTATGATATTATTTCTGCCTTCATCAAGTCCATTCGCGGCAGTGACCCGAATGCTGCTGTCTATTGGCTTGCAAGGATGATAGAAGGTGGCGAAGATCCTAAGTTTATTGCCCGAAGATTATTGATTCTGGCTGCCGAAGATATCGGCAATGCTAATCCTAATGCGCTTTTGCTCGCCAATACTTGCTTTCAAGCAGTTGAAGTCATCGGATATCCTGAATGTAGGATCATTCTTTCTCAAACCGCGATTTACCTCGCTACCTGCGCCAAGAGTAATGCCTCTTACCTTGCCATTGACAAGGCATTAGAATTAGTACGCAACTCCGACAATCTTGCTGTACCTCTGCACTTACGCAATGCCCCAACAAAACTCATGAAGAATCTCAACTATGGCAATGATTATCAATATGCACATAATTTTGATGGGAATTTTGTCAACCAAGAATTTTTACCCGAAGCAATCAGTGGTACGGTGTTTTACGACCCCGGTCAAAATCCGGCTGAAAACACACTCAGAGAAAAGCTCCGAAAGAATTGGGGCAAAAAATACGGGTATTGA
- a CDS encoding DUF4292 domain-containing protein, which yields MGKTINTYIMLILGALFALSTQSCKSRKKPVNTSTTAISADNFARIFQDKASDWDLFSCKLKVDYSDGGSSMAVNASLRMKRDSLVWVSVSMLGFEAVRAFITKDSFYIMQKMPRKSVMANNIQALSHYIGTPVTLQQLQNLILGNLILDPKSYRWSESPDEGIFYLKGRKDSLEVTQRYYFKDIAPLDVLIRSLSVYNKTTITYTGTQPSNLKPVPSGCNIKIEDAPQADPIQVKIEILSPEFPTNLTFPF from the coding sequence ATGGGCAAAACAATTAACACATACATAATGCTAATATTGGGGGCACTTTTTGCACTAAGCACTCAATCATGCAAAAGTCGAAAGAAGCCTGTTAATACAAGCACAACCGCCATATCAGCCGACAATTTTGCACGTATTTTTCAAGACAAAGCCTCCGACTGGGATTTATTTTCGTGTAAACTCAAAGTGGACTACAGTGATGGTGGTTCCAGCATGGCTGTCAATGCCTCGTTGCGCATGAAACGCGACAGTCTTGTTTGGGTATCTGTGTCGATGTTGGGTTTTGAAGCTGTGCGGGCATTCATTACCAAAGACTCATTTTACATAATGCAAAAAATGCCGCGAAAATCCGTCATGGCAAACAACATTCAAGCCCTGAGCCACTACATAGGCACTCCGGTTACGCTGCAACAGTTACAAAACCTAATCTTAGGCAACTTGATTTTAGACCCTAAAAGTTATCGTTGGAGCGAATCTCCTGACGAAGGTATTTTTTATCTGAAAGGGCGCAAAGACTCTTTGGAAGTTACGCAAAGATATTACTTCAAGGATATCGCTCCGTTAGATGTCCTTATTCGCAGCCTGTCTGTTTACAACAAAACCACCATAACCTATACCGGCACACAGCCGAGCAATCTCAAACCCGTCCCATCCGGTTGTAATATCAAAATCGAAGATGCTCCGCAAGCAGACCCCATTCAGGTTAAAATTGAAATACTTTCTCCCGAATTTCCTACTAATCTCACATTCCCTTTTTGA
- a CDS encoding peptidoglycan DD-metalloendopeptidase family protein, protein MHINNAIIKSFALLVVVIGMELNAHTQDRKTLEKKRLQAEKEISLTKKILEQTGKEKKDNLHALLAIKNLIKVRERLIYTLSQQITEVEQELVNQKSDLGVLEKRLESEKANYAKLIVHTYKTRGTFNEITFVFSSTGFFNALTRLKYLKLFSTEQDRLVHSIQDKKIQINDAIVRLETLKTELESLLSQRMDERNQLEINKTEKDEMVKTLSGKEQELKSKLQKQQAAFNELNRQIKLAIQREMEEARKKREAENKKKGKPNDNKEGVTILTPEALALSNEFSGNKLKLPWPTETGFVSQKFGNNAHPTLSGIYIENNGIDIATQHSSKARAVFKGEVVTIFQVPGMGKAVLVNHGEYYTVYARLDEVFVKQGQKVNTKESLGTIFTDESGKTELHFEIWKNTDKLNPEQWLMKR, encoded by the coding sequence ATGCACATAAACAACGCCATCATTAAATCTTTTGCACTTTTGGTTGTAGTCATTGGAATGGAGCTGAATGCCCATACACAAGACCGGAAAACTTTGGAAAAAAAGAGATTACAGGCGGAAAAAGAAATCAGTTTAACAAAAAAAATATTAGAACAAACCGGCAAAGAGAAAAAGGACAATTTGCACGCACTCTTAGCAATCAAAAATCTAATTAAAGTCCGAGAAAGACTGATATACACACTCTCACAACAAATCACGGAAGTAGAACAAGAACTTGTCAATCAAAAAAGTGATTTGGGTGTACTCGAAAAAAGATTAGAATCCGAAAAAGCCAATTATGCTAAACTGATTGTTCATACTTATAAAACGCGGGGCACTTTTAATGAAATCACCTTTGTTTTCTCTTCTACCGGCTTCTTTAATGCACTCACCCGACTTAAATATCTAAAGTTATTCAGCACAGAACAAGACAGACTTGTACACTCCATTCAAGACAAAAAAATACAGATAAATGATGCGATTGTTCGGCTTGAAACCCTCAAAACAGAACTGGAATCACTTTTATCACAGCGCATGGACGAGAGAAATCAACTGGAAATAAACAAGACAGAAAAAGACGAAATGGTGAAAACCTTGTCAGGCAAAGAACAAGAGCTAAAATCCAAATTGCAGAAACAACAAGCTGCATTCAACGAACTCAACCGACAAATCAAACTCGCCATTCAACGAGAAATGGAAGAAGCACGCAAGAAACGAGAAGCAGAAAACAAGAAAAAAGGCAAACCCAATGACAACAAAGAAGGAGTTACTATACTGACCCCGGAGGCATTGGCTTTGTCAAATGAGTTTTCCGGCAATAAACTCAAACTACCCTGGCCTACCGAGACGGGATTTGTCAGTCAGAAATTCGGCAACAACGCACACCCTACTTTGTCGGGTATATATATTGAAAATAATGGGATTGACATTGCAACCCAGCATAGTTCGAAGGCACGTGCCGTGTTCAAGGGCGAGGTCGTTACTATTTTTCAGGTGCCGGGAATGGGAAAAGCTGTATTAGTGAACCATGGCGAATACTATACCGTCTATGCACGTTTGGATGAAGTTTTCGTAAAACAAGGTCAGAAAGTCAATACCAAAGAATCGCTAGGAACCATCTTTACAGACGAAAGCGGCAAAACAGAACTCCATTTTGAGATATGGAAAAACACGGACAAACTCAACCCCGAACAGTGGCTCATGAAACGATAG
- a CDS encoding carboxypeptidase-like regulatory domain-containing protein has translation MKTLLKNRNLWLISLALVLLFSCKKNEPFDGTFELSGTVFDELTGKPIAYADVRIIERERGWMVGYAGKLVGSQTANKKGEFVISFPAKEEGFSYEIVATENNKYFEDNNPPWVEFTKTGKGRQDITLMPKGYLKLHIKGNKGGWTMSGGGGIWGDIIQVLIQLKLLLILPIRFKKSLML, from the coding sequence ATGAAAACACTATTGAAAAACAGGAACTTATGGCTTATTTCCCTTGCATTGGTTTTGCTTTTTTCATGCAAGAAAAACGAACCCTTTGATGGCACGTTTGAACTTAGCGGAACTGTGTTTGACGAACTGACGGGCAAGCCCATTGCTTATGCAGATGTGAGAATAATTGAAAGAGAAAGAGGCTGGATGGTTGGCTATGCAGGCAAATTGGTTGGCTCTCAAACAGCCAATAAGAAAGGGGAGTTTGTTATTTCTTTTCCTGCCAAAGAGGAAGGTTTCTCCTATGAAATTGTTGCTACAGAAAATAATAAATATTTTGAAGACAACAATCCTCCTTGGGTAGAATTTACCAAAACAGGCAAAGGAAGGCAGGATATTACTTTGATGCCTAAAGGGTATTTAAAACTTCATATAAAAGGGAACAAAGGAGGATGGACGATGTCAGGGGGGGGGGGGATTTGGGGAGACATTATTCAGGTGCTGATACAATTAAAATTATTGCTTATACTCCCAATAAGGTTCAAAAAATCACTTATGTTGTAA